The window GCGCTTGCCGCCGCCGGAGGCCAGGTGGAGCGCCATCTCGGTCAGGTAGGGCCGGTCGCTGGTCAGCTCGGCCGCGATGGCCTCCTCCACCGCCCGCAGCTCGGCCTGGACCAGGCCGGAGGCCTCGGCGGAAGCGACCGCCAGCTCGCCGGCATGCGGTGGCAACGATTCGAGCATGGTAGGACTCCTCCCAGGACAGCGCTCCCGCCGTGCGAGGCGACTTCCACGTTCGCGCTCATTGTAACGTATCGTCCGCGGCCCGGACGGCGGCGGCCCGCCGCGCCATCCGCTCCAGCCGCTGCATCTGGCGGCCCACGGCGGATTTGTCCATGGGCGGCTGAAGCCGGGCGCCCAGCTCCCGCAGGCTCAGGTCCGGATGCTGGAGGCGGAGGCGCGCCAGGCGGCGGGTGCGCGGGGGCAGGGCGCGGAGGAGCCCCGCTTCCTGGAGCCGCCGGATGGCGGCCGCCTGGCGGAGGCCCGCCTCCACCGCCTTGGTCAGGTTGGCGGTCTCGGCGTTGACCAGGCGGTTCACCTCGCCCCGCATCTGGCGGACGACCATCGCCTCCTCCCAGCGGAGGAGCGCCTCGTTGGCGCCGATCAGGCGGAGGAGGTGGACGATGCTCTCGGCCTCCTTCAGGTAGACCACCGCGATGTTCCGCCGGCGCGCCACCGCGGGGCGCAGGCCTTCCTCCTCCAGGAGGCTCCGCACCAGCTCCACCTGCTCTTGGTGGCGGAGGCGGAACTCCAGGTGGTGCTGGGCGCCCGGCCGGCTGAGCGAGCCGCAGCCCAGCCAGAGCCCCCGCAGGAAGGCGCGGCGCGCCGCCGCCGTCCTCACCTGCCGGCGCGGCAGCCGCCTCCCCGGGCTGCCGGGCAGCGGCCCGCCGCCCACCTCCAGCCGGTAGAGGCGCCCTCCGCCCAGCCGGCGGAAGCGCTCCACCGCCACCGCCACCGGTCGCTCCCGCTCCCCCTCCGCCTTGGAGCGGAGGAGGACCAGGATGCGCCGCGCGACGGCGGCGTGCCCGGTCAGGAAGAGCGTCCGCCCGCCCGCACCGGGAAGCGCGCAACCGGCGGCCAGGCCGGCCAGCTCGGCCTTCCGCTCCGCCGGCCGGCCCGGCGGCCGGCGGGCCAGCTCATCCCGGGTGGCGCCCGCGAAGGAATCGCCCCCCACGGCTCACGCCTCGCGGCTCGGCCGCCGCCTGCGGGCCCGGGCCGCCTCCCGGACCAGCCAGCCGCCCAGCTTCCAGGGATCGTGCCGGATCCAGTCGCCGCGCTGGATCACGTCCGCCACCCGGGGGCGGACGCCCTCCGCCGCCAGGGCGCGCAGGTCGTAGCCGACCAGCTCCGCCCCCTGGGCCCGGTATCGCTCCAGCGCCGCCGGGTCGGGGCGCCCGCTGTTGACCAGGACCGCGTCCACCACGTCGC is drawn from Bacillota bacterium and contains these coding sequences:
- the whiA gene encoding DNA-binding protein WhiA, whose product is MGGDSFAGATRDELARRPPGRPAERKAELAGLAAGCALPGAGGRTLFLTGHAAVARRILVLLRSKAEGERERPVAVAVERFRRLGGGRLYRLEVGGGPLPGSPGRRLPRRQVRTAAARRAFLRGLWLGCGSLSRPGAQHHLEFRLRHQEQVELVRSLLEEEGLRPAVARRRNIAVVYLKEAESIVHLLRLIGANEALLRWEEAMVVRQMRGEVNRLVNAETANLTKAVEAGLRQAAAIRRLQEAGLLRALPPRTRRLARLRLQHPDLSLRELGARLQPPMDKSAVGRQMQRLERMARRAAAVRAADDTLQ